One stretch of Sulfoacidibacillus ferrooxidans DNA includes these proteins:
- a CDS encoding ArdC-like ssDNA-binding domain-containing protein gives MNKNEAMDKLESHLKRLIDNGEWANFLKFAASFPSYSFHNRLMIWAQNPDATYVAGFKEWGKKGRYVKKGEKGMAIFAPLVKKDKNEETKSVIYGFRTVYVFDIEQTAGEPLPEAPAVHLLHQEVDEQLLQRMVDSCPFPVHESSDLNGANGAFYHTDGHIEILGTNPIAQKIKTLAHEWAHGLLHHRSGLPPTIKEVEAESTAFLVCQALGIDSSDYTFGYLIGWSGDDAVEILRDSMGRIQQASDAIIAAINSVDTTHSAIAS, from the coding sequence ATGAACAAAAATGAGGCCATGGACAAGTTAGAGTCACATCTAAAAAGACTAATCGACAATGGGGAATGGGCTAACTTTCTCAAGTTTGCCGCATCTTTTCCCTCCTATTCCTTTCACAATCGGCTCATGATTTGGGCGCAAAATCCAGATGCAACGTATGTAGCCGGATTTAAAGAGTGGGGGAAAAAGGGTCGCTACGTCAAAAAAGGCGAGAAGGGGATGGCAATATTCGCTCCTCTCGTCAAAAAAGACAAAAACGAAGAGACGAAAAGCGTCATCTACGGATTTCGCACAGTATACGTCTTTGATATCGAGCAAACGGCTGGTGAGCCCTTGCCTGAAGCACCTGCAGTTCATCTCCTTCACCAAGAAGTCGATGAGCAGTTGCTACAACGCATGGTGGATTCGTGTCCGTTTCCTGTGCATGAATCATCGGATCTCAATGGTGCGAACGGGGCGTTTTATCACACGGATGGCCATATCGAGATTCTAGGCACCAATCCGATCGCGCAAAAGATCAAAACGCTCGCTCACGAGTGGGCGCATGGTCTATTGCATCATCGGTCGGGTTTGCCGCCTACGATCAAAGAAGTAGAAGCAGAATCTACCGCCTTCCTGGTATGCCAAGCGTTAGGTATCGATTCATCGGACTATACGTTTGGGTACTTGATCGGTTGGTCGGGTGACGATGCAGTGGAGATCTTGCGAGATTCCATGGGACGGATTCAACAAGCGTCCGATGCCATTATAGCGGCAATCAACAGCGTCGATACAACACATTCAGCTATCGCTAGTTAA